One window of the Burkholderia ubonensis subsp. mesacidophila genome contains the following:
- a CDS encoding DoxX family protein, with the protein MTPRQSFLASQRDVLLLLARILIVILFILFGWPKLMHFSGTIAYMGSIGAPAPIISAAIAVVMELVVAIALLVGFLTRPLALLLGLYTIGAAFIGHRYWTMTGGEQMNNMIHFYKNIAITGGLLALCAAGPGRFSIDRG; encoded by the coding sequence ATGACACCGAGACAATCCTTTCTCGCGTCCCAGCGCGATGTGCTGCTGTTGCTTGCCCGCATCCTGATCGTTATCCTGTTCATCCTGTTCGGCTGGCCGAAGCTGATGCATTTCTCCGGCACGATCGCGTACATGGGCAGCATAGGCGCCCCGGCGCCGATCATCTCGGCGGCGATCGCCGTCGTGATGGAGCTGGTCGTCGCCATCGCGCTGCTGGTCGGCTTCCTGACGCGTCCGCTCGCGCTGCTGCTGGGGCTCTACACGATCGGCGCCGCGTTCATCGGGCACCGCTACTGGACGATGACGGGCGGCGAACAGATGAACAACATGATTCATTTCTACAAGAACATCGCAATCACCGGCGGCCTGCTCGCGCTTTGCGCGGCCGGCCCCGGACGCTTTTCGATCGATCGCGGCTGA
- the ppnP gene encoding pyrimidine/purine nucleoside phosphorylase — protein MTSATQFDNVSVVKRANVYFDGKCVSHTVLFPDGTRKTLGVILPCALNFGTDAPELMEVQAGKCRVKLDGSDAWQTYGAGESFSVPGKSRFDIDVLETLDYVCSYL, from the coding sequence ATGACCAGTGCAACCCAATTCGACAACGTGTCGGTCGTCAAGCGTGCCAATGTCTACTTCGACGGCAAGTGCGTATCGCATACCGTGCTGTTTCCGGACGGCACGCGCAAGACGCTCGGCGTGATCCTGCCGTGCGCGCTCAACTTCGGCACGGACGCGCCCGAATTGATGGAAGTGCAGGCCGGCAAGTGCCGCGTGAAGCTCGACGGCAGCGACGCATGGCAGACCTACGGCGCGGGCGAGTCGTTCTCGGTGCCGGGCAAGAGCCGTTTCGACATCGACGTGCTCGAAACGCTCGACTACGTCTGCAGCTATCTGTGA
- a CDS encoding MFS transporter, with amino-acid sequence METSALALAGAPADARAAAKKRRLIAAAAVGNALEFYDFTVYSFFAILIGKLFFPVHSSFGQLMLAVASFGVGFVTRPLGGLVIGMYADRVGRKKAMIATLLLMALGTATIAVAPTYAQVGIAAPLLLVAARLLQGFASGGEVGASTTLLLEQAPQHRRGFYASFQFSSQGLAALAGALTGVALTSMLSAAQLESWGWRVPFVIGTLFVPLGYWLRRTVEEAPAAAPAQREHVASLPLADVLRHHGKAVFAGLGVTIGGTSIHYIIVFYMAIYGVQVLHLPSWLSMTAGCVAGAILMVVTPLGGYLSDVYGRNRIVWWTRIALMLAIYPAFVALNRWPGATSLLSIIAALSVVHSINIGATGAMLGELFPRAVRATGGALVYSVGVAIFGGFAQFFVTWLIAATGNPHAPAWYAIGCGVLTLLALRCMDEKAGKALD; translated from the coding sequence ATGGAAACGTCCGCTCTTGCTCTCGCCGGCGCGCCGGCCGACGCGCGCGCCGCCGCGAAAAAGCGCCGCCTGATCGCCGCCGCCGCGGTCGGCAACGCGCTCGAGTTCTACGATTTCACCGTCTACAGCTTCTTCGCGATCCTGATCGGCAAGCTGTTCTTTCCGGTGCATTCGTCGTTCGGCCAGCTGATGCTCGCCGTGGCCAGCTTCGGCGTCGGCTTCGTCACGCGTCCGCTCGGCGGCCTCGTGATCGGCATGTACGCGGATCGCGTCGGCCGCAAGAAGGCGATGATCGCGACGCTGCTGCTGATGGCGCTCGGCACCGCGACGATCGCGGTCGCGCCGACCTACGCGCAGGTCGGCATCGCAGCGCCCTTGCTGCTCGTGGCCGCGCGCCTGCTGCAGGGTTTCGCGTCGGGCGGCGAGGTCGGCGCGTCGACGACGCTCCTGCTCGAACAGGCGCCGCAGCACCGCCGCGGGTTCTACGCGTCGTTCCAGTTCTCGAGCCAGGGGCTTGCCGCGCTCGCGGGCGCGCTGACCGGCGTCGCGCTCACGTCGATGCTCTCCGCCGCGCAGCTCGAAAGCTGGGGCTGGCGCGTGCCGTTCGTGATCGGCACGCTGTTCGTGCCGCTCGGCTACTGGCTGCGCCGCACCGTCGAGGAAGCGCCGGCCGCGGCGCCCGCGCAGCGGGAGCACGTCGCGTCGCTGCCGCTCGCGGACGTGCTGCGCCATCACGGCAAGGCCGTGTTCGCCGGTCTCGGCGTGACGATCGGCGGCACGTCGATCCACTACATCATCGTGTTCTACATGGCGATCTACGGCGTGCAGGTGCTGCATCTGCCGAGCTGGCTGTCGATGACGGCCGGCTGCGTCGCGGGCGCGATCCTTATGGTCGTCACGCCGCTCGGCGGCTACCTGTCGGACGTCTACGGGCGCAACCGGATCGTCTGGTGGACGCGCATCGCGCTGATGCTCGCGATCTATCCGGCGTTCGTCGCGCTGAACCGCTGGCCGGGCGCCACGTCGCTGCTGTCGATCATCGCCGCGCTGTCCGTCGTGCATTCGATCAACATCGGCGCGACCGGCGCGATGCTCGGCGAACTGTTCCCGCGCGCGGTGCGGGCGACCGGCGGCGCGCTCGTGTACAGCGTCGGCGTCGCGATCTTCGGCGGATTCGCGCAGTTCTTCGTGACGTGGCTCATTGCGGCGACCGGCAATCCGCATGCACCCGCATGGTATGCGATCGGCTGTGGGGTGCTGACGCTGCTGGCGCTGCGGTGCATGGACGAGAAGGCGGGGAAGGCGCTCGACTGA
- a CDS encoding M20 aminoacylase family protein: protein MQPANPVIPGIAAIAPDLIDVRRRIHAHPELAFEETLTSDLVAELLGGWGYEVHRGLGKTGVVGVLREGQGTRTIGLRADMDALPLAEATGLPYASRHANKMHACGHDGHTAMLLCAARHLAATRQFSGTLNLIFQPAEENFGGAQAMMDDGLFDRFPCDAIFAIHNMPGRPAGDMAFRAGAAMASADRVTITLRGVGGHGAMPHFARDPMSAAGSIMVALQTIVAREVDAQQAAVITVGSVQAGETFNIIPETVVMKLSVRALDADVRALLARRIDALAKGQAESFGVTAEVDYHYGYPVLVNHPEPTAFATDVARRMLGAERVDADTAPLMGSEDFAYMLEARPGCYAFIGNGTGSKGGCMVHNPGYDFNDDILAIGASYWVRLAEAWLAA, encoded by the coding sequence ATGCAGCCTGCGAACCCCGTCATCCCCGGCATCGCCGCAATTGCGCCCGACCTGATCGACGTGCGCCGCCGCATCCACGCCCATCCCGAACTGGCGTTCGAGGAAACGCTGACGAGCGATCTCGTCGCCGAACTGCTGGGCGGCTGGGGCTACGAGGTCCACCGCGGCCTCGGCAAGACGGGCGTCGTCGGCGTGCTGCGCGAAGGGCAAGGCACGCGCACGATCGGCCTGCGCGCCGACATGGACGCGCTGCCGCTCGCCGAAGCCACCGGCCTGCCGTACGCGAGCCGCCACGCGAACAAGATGCATGCGTGCGGCCATGACGGCCACACCGCGATGCTGCTGTGCGCGGCGCGCCATCTCGCGGCGACGCGCCAGTTTTCCGGCACGCTGAACCTGATCTTCCAGCCGGCCGAGGAAAACTTCGGCGGCGCGCAGGCGATGATGGACGACGGCCTGTTCGACCGCTTCCCGTGCGATGCGATCTTCGCGATCCACAACATGCCGGGCCGTCCGGCCGGCGACATGGCGTTCCGCGCGGGCGCGGCGATGGCGTCCGCCGACCGCGTGACGATCACGCTGCGCGGCGTCGGCGGCCACGGCGCGATGCCGCACTTCGCGCGCGACCCGATGTCGGCGGCAGGCAGCATCATGGTCGCGCTGCAGACGATCGTCGCGCGCGAGGTCGACGCGCAGCAGGCGGCCGTGATCACGGTCGGCAGCGTGCAGGCCGGCGAGACGTTCAACATCATTCCCGAGACGGTCGTGATGAAACTGTCGGTGCGCGCGCTGGACGCAGACGTGCGCGCGCTGCTCGCGCGCCGCATCGACGCGCTCGCGAAGGGCCAGGCCGAAAGTTTCGGCGTGACGGCCGAGGTCGACTACCACTACGGCTACCCGGTGCTCGTCAATCATCCGGAACCGACCGCGTTCGCGACCGACGTCGCGCGCCGCATGCTCGGCGCGGAACGCGTCGACGCCGACACGGCGCCGCTGATGGGCAGCGAGGATTTCGCGTACATGCTCGAAGCGCGCCCCGGCTGCTACGCGTTCATCGGCAACGGCACCGGCAGCAAGGGCGGCTGCATGGTGCACAACCCCGGCTACGACTTCAACGACGACATCCTCGCGATCGGCGCGAGCTACTGGGTCCGCCTGGCCGAAGCCTGGCTCGCGGCCTGA
- a CDS encoding GMC family oxidoreductase — protein MADTQQADVVVVGSGVAGAIVAHQLAMAGKSVILLEAGPRMPRWEIVERFRNQADKMDFMAPYPSSPWAPHPEYGPPNDYLILKGEHKFNSQYIRAVGGTTWHWAASAWRFIPNDFKLKTVYGVGRDWPIQYDDLEHYYQRAEEELGVWGPGPEEDLYSPRKEPYPMPPLPLSYNEKTIKTALNNHDPKYHVVTEPVARNSRPYDGRPTCCGNNNCMPICPIGAMYNGIVHVEKAEQAGAKLIENAVVYKLETGANKRIVAAIYKDKTGADHRVEGKFFVIAANGIETPKILLMSANRDFPKGVANSSDMVGRNLMDHPGTGVSFYASEKLWPGRGPQEMTSLIGFRDGPFRATEAGKKIHLSNISRVDQETQKIFKAGKLLKHDELDAQIRDRSARYVQFDCFHEILPQPENRIVPSKTATDAIGIPRPEITYAIDDYVKRGAVHTREVYATAAQVLGGTDVVFNDEFAPNNHITGATIMGADARDSVVDKDCRTFDHPNLFISSSATMPTVGTVNVTLTIAALALRMSDQLKKEV, from the coding sequence ATGGCCGATACACAACAAGCCGACGTCGTCGTCGTCGGGTCGGGCGTCGCGGGCGCGATCGTCGCGCATCAGCTCGCGATGGCGGGCAAGTCGGTGATCCTGCTGGAAGCCGGCCCGCGCATGCCGCGCTGGGAAATCGTCGAGCGCTTCCGCAACCAGGCGGACAAGATGGACTTCATGGCGCCGTACCCGTCGAGCCCGTGGGCGCCGCATCCGGAGTACGGCCCGCCGAACGACTACCTGATCCTGAAGGGCGAGCACAAGTTCAACTCGCAGTACATCCGCGCGGTGGGTGGCACGACGTGGCACTGGGCCGCGTCCGCATGGCGCTTCATCCCGAACGACTTCAAGCTGAAGACCGTGTACGGCGTCGGCCGCGACTGGCCGATCCAGTACGACGATCTCGAGCACTACTACCAGCGCGCCGAGGAAGAGCTCGGCGTGTGGGGCCCGGGCCCCGAGGAAGACCTGTACTCGCCGCGCAAGGAGCCGTATCCGATGCCGCCGCTGCCGCTGTCGTACAACGAGAAGACGATCAAGACGGCGCTCAACAACCACGATCCGAAGTACCACGTGGTGACCGAGCCGGTTGCGCGCAACAGCCGCCCGTACGACGGCCGGCCGACCTGTTGCGGCAACAACAACTGCATGCCGATCTGCCCGATCGGCGCGATGTACAACGGCATCGTGCACGTCGAGAAGGCGGAGCAGGCCGGCGCGAAGCTGATCGAGAACGCGGTCGTCTACAAGCTGGAAACCGGCGCGAACAAGCGCATCGTCGCGGCGATCTACAAGGACAAGACGGGCGCCGACCACCGCGTCGAAGGCAAGTTCTTCGTGATCGCGGCGAACGGCATCGAGACGCCGAAGATCCTGCTGATGTCCGCGAACCGCGATTTCCCGAAAGGCGTCGCGAACAGCTCCGACATGGTCGGCCGCAACCTGATGGACCACCCGGGCACGGGCGTGTCGTTCTACGCGAGCGAGAAGCTGTGGCCGGGCCGCGGCCCGCAGGAAATGACGTCGCTGATCGGCTTCCGCGACGGCCCGTTCCGCGCGACCGAGGCGGGGAAGAAGATCCACCTGTCGAACATCTCGCGGGTCGACCAGGAAACGCAGAAGATCTTCAAGGCCGGCAAGCTGCTGAAGCACGACGAACTCGATGCGCAGATCCGCGACCGTTCCGCGCGCTACGTGCAGTTCGACTGCTTCCACGAAATCCTGCCGCAGCCGGAGAACCGCATCGTGCCGAGCAAGACGGCGACCGACGCGATCGGCATCCCGCGCCCGGAGATCACCTATGCGATCGACGACTACGTGAAGCGCGGCGCGGTGCATACGCGCGAGGTCTACGCGACCGCCGCGCAGGTGCTGGGCGGCACGGACGTCGTGTTCAACGACGAGTTCGCGCCGAACAACCACATCACCGGCGCGACGATCATGGGCGCGGATGCGCGCGATTCGGTCGTCGACAAGGACTGCCGCACGTTCGACCATCCGAACCTGTTCATTTCGAGCAGTGCAACGATGCCGACCGTCGGCACGGTGAACGTGACGCTGACGATCGCTGCGCTCGCGCTGCGGATGTCCGACCAGCTGAAGAAGGAAGTCTGA
- a CDS encoding MarR family winged helix-turn-helix transcriptional regulator, whose protein sequence is MTDTRRALHKSDFEQLSEFRYQMRRFERFSERAAQSEGVTPLQYLLLLHIKGYPQREWATIGELAERLQAQHHGVVALVSRCEALGLVKRKPSETDRRQVEVHLEAAGDTLLARLAAMHRTELKSLKGAFQVPQLDY, encoded by the coding sequence ATGACCGACACCCGACGCGCACTGCACAAGTCCGACTTCGAGCAGCTTTCCGAATTCCGCTACCAGATGCGCCGCTTCGAGCGCTTCTCCGAACGCGCCGCGCAAAGCGAAGGCGTGACGCCGCTGCAATACCTGTTGCTGCTGCACATCAAGGGCTATCCGCAGCGCGAATGGGCGACCATCGGCGAGCTCGCGGAACGTCTGCAGGCGCAGCATCACGGCGTCGTCGCGCTCGTGTCGCGCTGCGAGGCGCTCGGGCTCGTGAAGCGCAAGCCGAGCGAGACCGACCGCCGTCAGGTCGAGGTCCATCTCGAAGCCGCCGGCGACACCCTGCTCGCGCGCCTCGCGGCCATGCACCGCACCGAGCTGAAATCGCTCAAGGGTGCATTCCAGGTTCCCCAACTCGATTACTGA
- a CDS encoding LysR substrate-binding domain-containing protein, whose protein sequence is MKYHQLKAFVTVADEGSIRAAARRLNVSPAALTKAVKELELALGVSLVVRTARGVQLTGFGQQLQVRARLIVAEMQRARDDIEQAQGATTGSVAAAITPAAAVTILPDAFCAFRRRFPVARVSFIEGFPGVALPRLHDGSLDFAVAVVVPELLAAEFDHAELYASRSLIVARNGHPLASATSLAELVDADWLMNPSPESSTQALFNCFVAHGLPVPSRIVECPSFGLAHSLMMGSDLLAAMPEQLLDVDWARDRLVVLPIRDRLPAVSVQVVTRRDSPLTPAASMLLDCLRDSARRQGLR, encoded by the coding sequence ATGAAATATCATCAGTTGAAAGCGTTCGTCACCGTCGCGGACGAGGGCAGCATCCGCGCGGCCGCGCGCCGTCTCAACGTGTCGCCGGCCGCGCTGACCAAGGCGGTCAAGGAACTGGAGCTCGCGCTCGGCGTATCGCTCGTCGTGCGCACCGCGCGCGGCGTGCAGCTGACCGGCTTCGGCCAGCAGCTCCAGGTGCGCGCGCGGCTGATCGTCGCCGAGATGCAGCGGGCGCGCGACGACATCGAGCAGGCGCAGGGCGCGACCACGGGTTCGGTGGCGGCGGCCATCACGCCGGCCGCCGCGGTGACGATCCTGCCCGATGCATTCTGCGCGTTCCGGCGGCGTTTTCCGGTTGCGCGCGTGAGTTTCATCGAAGGCTTCCCGGGCGTCGCGCTGCCGCGGCTGCACGACGGCTCGCTCGATTTCGCGGTGGCGGTGGTCGTGCCCGAGCTGCTGGCGGCGGAGTTCGATCACGCGGAGCTGTATGCGAGCCGCTCGCTGATCGTCGCGCGCAACGGGCATCCGCTCGCGTCGGCGACGTCGCTCGCCGAGCTCGTCGACGCCGACTGGCTGATGAACCCGTCGCCGGAAAGCTCGACGCAGGCGCTGTTCAACTGCTTCGTCGCGCACGGTTTGCCGGTGCCGTCGCGCATCGTCGAGTGCCCGAGCTTCGGGCTCGCACATAGCCTGATGATGGGTTCCGACCTGCTTGCGGCGATGCCGGAGCAACTGCTCGACGTGGACTGGGCGCGCGACCGGCTCGTAGTGCTGCCGATCCGCGACCGGCTGCCGGCGGTGTCGGTGCAGGTGGTGACGCGCCGCGACAGTCCGCTCACGCCGGCGGCATCGATGCTGCTCGATTGCCTGCGCGATTCGGCGCGCAGGCAAGGGTTGCGGTGA
- a CDS encoding cytochrome c, translated as MLKHTLSFLLAGCLALPGLTRAADAADAALAKRGEYLSVAGDCMACHTAKGGKPFAGGLGMPVPLLGKIYTSNITPDPDTGIGNWTLEDFERAVRHGESKHVGNLYPAMPYVSYAKVSDDDVKALYAYFMHGVEPVKQAPPKNEIPALLGMRWPLKIWNWLFLKDGAYQPKPSQSVEWNRGAYLVQGLAHCSTCHTPRGIAMQEKSLDETGGSFLSGSVLAGWDGYNITSDPNAGIGGWTQPQLVQYLRTGSVPGVAQAAGPMAEAVEHSFSKMTDADIGAIATYIRTVPAVADSSVKQPRSTWGKPAEDGLRLRGVALASSGIDPARLYLGNCASCHQMQGKGTPDGYYPSLFHNSTVGAPNPSNLVQVILNGVQRKAGSEDVGMPAFRHELSDAQIAALANYLTGQFGNPAAKVTEQDVAKLR; from the coding sequence GTGCTGAAACATACTCTCTCCTTCCTCCTGGCCGGCTGCCTCGCGTTGCCCGGCCTGACCCGCGCGGCCGACGCCGCCGACGCGGCGCTCGCCAAGCGCGGCGAATACCTGTCAGTCGCGGGCGACTGCATGGCCTGCCACACCGCGAAGGGCGGCAAGCCGTTCGCGGGCGGGCTCGGAATGCCGGTGCCGCTGCTCGGCAAGATCTACACGAGCAACATCACGCCCGATCCGGACACCGGCATCGGCAACTGGACGCTCGAGGACTTCGAGCGCGCGGTGCGCCACGGCGAGTCGAAGCATGTCGGCAATCTGTATCCGGCGATGCCGTACGTGTCGTACGCGAAGGTCAGCGACGACGACGTGAAGGCGCTGTACGCGTACTTCATGCACGGCGTCGAGCCGGTCAAGCAGGCGCCGCCGAAGAACGAGATCCCCGCGCTGCTCGGCATGCGCTGGCCGCTGAAGATCTGGAACTGGCTGTTCCTGAAGGACGGCGCGTACCAGCCGAAGCCGTCGCAGAGCGTCGAATGGAACCGCGGCGCGTATCTCGTGCAGGGCCTTGCGCACTGCAGCACGTGCCACACGCCGCGCGGCATCGCGATGCAGGAGAAGTCGCTCGACGAGACGGGCGGCAGCTTCCTGTCGGGCTCGGTGCTCGCGGGCTGGGACGGCTACAACATCACGTCGGACCCGAACGCGGGGATCGGCGGCTGGACGCAGCCGCAACTCGTCCAGTACCTGCGCACCGGCAGCGTGCCGGGCGTCGCGCAGGCGGCCGGCCCGATGGCCGAGGCGGTCGAGCACAGCTTCTCGAAGATGACCGACGCGGACATCGGCGCGATCGCGACATACATCCGCACCGTGCCGGCGGTCGCCGACAGCAGCGTCAAGCAGCCGCGCTCCACGTGGGGCAAGCCCGCCGAGGACGGCCTGCGCCTGCGCGGCGTCGCGCTCGCGTCGTCGGGCATCGATCCGGCGCGCCTGTACCTCGGCAACTGCGCGAGCTGCCACCAGATGCAGGGCAAGGGCACGCCGGACGGCTACTATCCGTCGCTGTTCCATAACTCGACGGTGGGCGCGCCGAATCCGTCCAACCTCGTGCAGGTGATCCTGAACGGCGTGCAGCGCAAGGCCGGCAGCGAGGACGTCGGGATGCCCGCGTTCCGCCACGAGCTGTCGGATGCGCAGATCGCCGCGCTCGCCAACTACCTGACCGGGCAGTTCGGCAATCCGGCGGCGAAGGTGACCGAGCAGGACGTCGCGAAACTGCGCTGA
- a CDS encoding sugar dehydrogenase complex small subunit, translating into MHNDNTPHPRRAGDAAAGLTRRQWLQGALALTAAGLTGSLALKALADNPAAAPLDTFMTLSESLTGKQGLNRVIGERLLQALQKGSFKTADSLSQLAGALSAGTLSPDQEKLALAILEAWYLGIVDNVVITYEEALMFGVVSDTLVIRSYCPNKPGFWADKPIERQA; encoded by the coding sequence ATGCACAACGACAACACTCCCCATCCGCGTCGCGCAGGTGACGCCGCCGCCGGCCTCACGCGGCGCCAATGGCTGCAGGGCGCGCTCGCGCTGACTGCCGCGGGCCTCACCGGCTCGCTCGCGCTGAAGGCGCTGGCCGACAACCCGGCCGCCGCGCCGCTCGATACGTTCATGACGCTGTCCGAATCGCTGACCGGCAAGCAAGGCCTGAACCGCGTGATCGGCGAGCGCCTGCTGCAGGCGCTGCAGAAGGGTTCGTTCAAGACGGCCGACAGCCTGTCGCAACTCGCCGGCGCGCTGTCCGCGGGCACGCTGAGCCCCGACCAGGAGAAGCTCGCGCTCGCGATTCTTGAAGCGTGGTATCTCGGCATCGTCGACAACGTCGTCATTACTTACGAAGAAGCACTAATGTTCGGCGTTGTGTCGGATACGCTCGTAATCCGCTCGTATTGCCCCAACAAACCCGGCTTCTGGGCCGACAAACCGATCGAGAGGCAAGCCTGA
- a CDS encoding porin, which yields MAAAVPAAASAQTSVTLYGRVDGGVEYLNHIATPNGSKSRFSAEGGDWGTSMFGLKGVEDLGGGLSTVFNLETAFQVMNGTTGGGRMWSRRAYVGLKSNTWGQLQAGRNLFIDSDGVWEFDPFVQQAFSSASLVRGRNWQQTSNNIEYHSPVIGGFDVQAQYAFGNQSRGFNYGAPGDFGRSDGIMISYHSPLLDVRGMYDELRDSNGKFSNIFSSSREYFVGANVKVSQFKIQGAYTHYQAPDSPAGVPDRADHYWLGATWIANPQWAVTGGGYYVKVGDGNADASHDPSGHAMMYVLGTTYNLSKRTFLYGTVAYVRNGGNSNFSLLATPRDATPSTSPLAGESQTGAYVGMMHTF from the coding sequence ATGGCGGCGGCCGTGCCCGCGGCCGCAAGCGCGCAGACGAGCGTCACGCTGTATGGCCGGGTCGACGGCGGCGTCGAGTACCTGAACCACATCGCGACGCCGAACGGCAGCAAGTCGCGCTTCAGCGCCGAGGGCGGCGACTGGGGCACCAGCATGTTCGGCCTGAAGGGCGTCGAGGATCTCGGCGGCGGGCTGTCGACGGTCTTCAACCTGGAGACGGCGTTCCAGGTGATGAACGGCACGACGGGCGGCGGGCGGATGTGGTCGCGGCGCGCGTATGTCGGCCTGAAGAGCAATACTTGGGGCCAGCTGCAGGCCGGCCGCAACCTGTTCATCGACAGCGACGGCGTGTGGGAATTCGACCCGTTCGTGCAGCAGGCGTTTTCGTCGGCGTCGCTCGTGCGCGGCCGCAACTGGCAGCAGACCAGCAACAACATCGAATATCACAGCCCGGTGATCGGCGGTTTCGACGTGCAGGCGCAGTATGCGTTCGGCAACCAGTCGCGCGGCTTCAACTACGGCGCGCCCGGCGACTTCGGCCGCTCGGACGGGATCATGATCTCGTACCACTCGCCGTTGCTCGACGTGCGCGGGATGTATGACGAGCTGCGTGACAGCAACGGCAAGTTCAGCAACATCTTCTCGAGCTCGCGCGAATACTTCGTCGGCGCGAACGTGAAGGTGTCGCAGTTCAAGATCCAGGGCGCGTATACGCATTACCAGGCGCCGGACAGCCCGGCCGGCGTCCCCGATCGCGCCGATCACTACTGGCTCGGCGCGACCTGGATCGCGAATCCGCAATGGGCGGTGACGGGCGGCGGCTATTACGTGAAGGTCGGCGACGGCAACGCGGATGCGTCGCACGATCCGTCGGGCCACGCGATGATGTACGTGCTCGGCACGACGTACAACCTGTCGAAGCGCACGTTCCTGTACGGCACCGTCGCGTACGTGCGCAACGGCGGCAATTCGAACTTCTCGCTGCTGGCGACGCCGCGCGACGCGACGCCGAGTACGAGCCCGTTGGCGGGCGAGTCGCAGACGGGCGCGTATGTCGGGATGATGCATACGTTCTGA